Genomic segment of Mycolicibacterium sarraceniae:
TCAACATGTGGGCGCTCTACGTCATCGGGCCACCGCTTGAGGCCTGGCTGGGCCGGATGCGATTCGGCGCGCTCTACGGACTCAGCGCGCTGGGCGGATCGGTGCTGGTGTATCTGCTGGCGCCGTTCGGCACCGCTACGGCGGGTGCCTCGGGGGCCATCTTCGGGCTGTTCGGTGCGACGTTGGTGCTGGCCAAACACCTGCGTCTGGAGATGAAGTGGCTGATCGCGATCATCGTGGTCAACCTGATCCTGACGTTCAGCGTGCCGACGATCAGCTGGCAGGGCCATATCGGTGGCTTGGTAACCGGGGCCGGTATTGCTGCTCTATTCCTCTACACCCCGCGCGAACGCCACCGCAATCTGGTGCAAGGCGGGGTGTGCGCGGCCGTGCTGGTGGTGTTCGGGGCGCTGATCTACTGGCGCACAGCCGAGTTGATCGCCCAGTACGGGGCGTTGATCACCGGCTGAACCAGCCGACTAGAGCCGGGTCAGCCAGAACGGGTAGGTGAACGTCCCGCCGGGCGCGCCGTCGCACCCGGCGTCGAATGACGACTGCATCGTGCCGGACAGCGTCTTGGCATCCCAGTTGAAAACGTCGCGGGTGGGGATGACCGGGCCGTAGTAGATATCGCCGCAGCGCAGTCCGTCGGGGTTGTCGACCGTCATCGTGTACTGCCCGTTGTTCAGCGTCGCAATGCCGTACCAGGGATAGGCCTTGGCGATCGGCATCGGGTTGGCCGAGACCCGCACGCACGTCGGGGAGAACACGATCTCTCCGGGGCAGGGGTTGGCCGCCCAGGCCCAGGTATGGAAGTCGCGCCGGTCCGGGATGATGAAGTTGTAGTTGCCTGGCCACAGCTCCGCGGATGCGGGCGGCGCCAATGTCACCGCCGCCGCCGCGAGCGCAACGCCTATCGCCAACATCCGCACGGGCGGGCTCCCTTCGTCCGAGCCTCGGGCCAAAAATCTGAGTTCGACCCATGAAATCTAAGCGGTGTGGTCATCGGAATCGAGTGGAATCTGCAATGTCATAGGTCACCAGGGGGACGTCGAGGGTGCGCGGTCCGTGCACGCCCTCGACGCGGTTGCGGTCCACCGAGAGGCCGGCCACGGCAGCGCACCGTGCGTCGGCACCGGGTTCTGACCGATACCATTCAGTCGAGATCGCCGGGGATCGACGCCGGGCGGCCCGATCAGGGGGATAACCTGTGAGCACGGCGACCAAGGCGCGGACCGGGATCATCGTGGGTGCGCTGGGAGTGGTCTTCGGTGACATCGGTACCAGCCCGATCTACACCGTCCAAACCCTGTTCAACCCGGGCGATCCGCATCCGGTCCCGATCACCAACGCCAACGTCTACGGCGTCGTGTCGCTGATCTTCTGGTCGGTGATGACGATTGTCACCCTCACCTACGTCACGCTCGTCATGCGCGCCGACAACGAGGGGGAGGGCGGTGTCATGGCCCTCATCACCCTGGTGCGCAGGCTGGGCAGCCGGTCCAGCCCACGGGTCATCAGCGCGCTGTCGGCACTCGGAATCCTCGGTGCGGCACTGTTTTTCGGCGACAGCATGATCACCCCGGCCATCTCGGTGCTCTCCGCGGTGGAAGGCCTGAAGCTCGTGGATCCGTCGCTGGCGGACTGGGTGGTACCGATCACCGCCGTCATCATCGTCGGGTTGTTCGCCGTGCAAAAGCGGGGCACCGCCGCGGTGGGCAGGTTCTTCGGTCCGGTGATGATCGTGTGGTTCCTGGTTATCGCTGCATGCGGTGTGCGCGGGATCGCCGCTCACCCGCAGATCATCAAGGCGCTGTCCCCGACGTACGCACTGGAATTTATCTTCGGCCACTTCCACATCGCGTTCTTCGCACTCGCCGCCGTCGTGCTGTCGGTCACCGGTGCCGAAGCGCTCTACGCCGATATGGGCCACTTCGGCCGCAAGGCCATCACCTGGGGCTGGCTGGGGCTGGTGCTGCCCGCGCTGGTGCTCAACTACTTGGGCCAGGGTGCGCTGCTACTGGGCAACAAGAGTGTGGTCAACGCACCGTTCTTCCTGCTGGTGCCCACCGGCTGGGAGTTGCCGATGGCGATCCTGGCCACCGCGGCAACGGTGATCGCCTCGCAGGCGGTGATCACCGGGGCGTATTCGGTGGCCTCGCAGGCGGCCCAGCTCGGGTACTTGCCGCGGCTGCGGATCGCGCACACCTCGGCCTCGTCGATCGGCCAGATCTACGTCCCGTGGATCAACGGCATGCTGATGGTGGCCGTGCTGATTCTGGTGTTCGCGTTCCGCAGCTCGGCGGCGCTGGGCTACGCCTACGGCATGGCGGTCACCGGCACGATCACCATCACCACTTTGCTGTTCCTCTACATCGCGCACACCCGCTGGCGGTGGCCGCTGTGGATGGTGATCGTTGGCGGCGGTGCGCTGCTCACGGTGGATCTGATGTTCCTGGCCGCCAACCTGACCAAGCTCGTGCACGGGGCATGGCTGCCGTTGCTGATCGGGGTGGTCACCTTCACCGTGCTGATCACCTGGCAGCGGGGCAGCATCGTGGTATCGCAGGCCCGGGAAAAGGCCGAAGGACCGCTGCAGCCGTTCATCGACGAGATCAACACCCACAGGCCGCCGTATCCGCGGGTTCCCGGCACGGCGGTGTTCCTCAACCGTGAGGACGAGACGGCACCGCTGTCGATGCGAGCCAACGTCAACTACAACCACGTTGTGCATGAGCGGGTGCTCATCCTCTCGATCGTGGTGCCGCCGGTGCCTCGCGTCTCCGATGAGGACCGCATCAGCGTCGACGATCTCGGCGACCCCGATGACGGGATCTGGTACGTCAAGGCCCAATTCGGCTATATGGAACGGGTGGACGTGCCCAGTGCGTTGCGGATGGTGGACCCGACGCTGATCGGCGGCTCGATCGACTGCACGCGGGCGTCGTATTTCCTATCCAAGATCGAGCCGGTGTCGGGGAACCAGCCGACGATGGCGCCCTGGCGCAAGCGGCTCTTCATCGCCACGTCGTTGCTGGCTGCGGACTCGGTCGGGTATTTCGGGCTGCCGGGGGATCAGACCGTGCTGATCGGATCACGAATCGAGGTGTGAGCACCCGCCGCGAGCTACCGTTGGCCCATGACCGACTCCACCACCGTTGCGATCGTCGGCGGCGGCCCCGCCGGCATGGTGCTCGGGCTGCTGTTGGCCAGGGCGGGTGTCAAAGTCACGGTGTTGGAGAAACACGCCGACTTTCTGCGTGACTTCCGTGGCGACACAGTGCATCCCACGACCTTGCGACTGCTCGATGAGCTGGGTCTGGGCACCCGTTTCTCCGCGCTCCCACAGAGCAAAGTCGACCACGCCGAAATCACCGTCGACGGGCAGTCCCTGACCATGGTGGACTTCCGCCGACTGCGCCAACCGCATCCCTACGTCGCGATGGTGCCGCAGTGGGATCTGCTGAACCTGCTGGCCGAGGCCGGCCAGGCCGAGCCGACCTACACACTGCGGATGTGCCACGAGGTGACCGGGCTGTTGCGCAGCGGCGGGCGGACGACCGGAGTCACCTACACCTCGCCAGACGGGGAAGGCGAGCTGCGCGCCGATCTGACGGTGGCCTGCGACGGCCGTTGGTCGATCGTGCGGCGCAGCGCAGGCCTGACCGCGCGAGAATTTCCAGTTCCCTTCGACGTGTGGTGGTTTCGCCTTCCCCGACAGGCGGGCG
This window contains:
- a CDS encoding potassium transporter Kup, encoding MSTATKARTGIIVGALGVVFGDIGTSPIYTVQTLFNPGDPHPVPITNANVYGVVSLIFWSVMTIVTLTYVTLVMRADNEGEGGVMALITLVRRLGSRSSPRVISALSALGILGAALFFGDSMITPAISVLSAVEGLKLVDPSLADWVVPITAVIIVGLFAVQKRGTAAVGRFFGPVMIVWFLVIAACGVRGIAAHPQIIKALSPTYALEFIFGHFHIAFFALAAVVLSVTGAEALYADMGHFGRKAITWGWLGLVLPALVLNYLGQGALLLGNKSVVNAPFFLLVPTGWELPMAILATAATVIASQAVITGAYSVASQAAQLGYLPRLRIAHTSASSIGQIYVPWINGMLMVAVLILVFAFRSSAALGYAYGMAVTGTITITTLLFLYIAHTRWRWPLWMVIVGGGALLTVDLMFLAANLTKLVHGAWLPLLIGVVTFTVLITWQRGSIVVSQAREKAEGPLQPFIDEINTHRPPYPRVPGTAVFLNREDETAPLSMRANVNYNHVVHERVLILSIVVPPVPRVSDEDRISVDDLGDPDDGIWYVKAQFGYMERVDVPSALRMVDPTLIGGSIDCTRASYFLSKIEPVSGNQPTMAPWRKRLFIATSLLAADSVGYFGLPGDQTVLIGSRIEV
- a CDS encoding rhomboid family intramembrane serine protease, giving the protein MSIPYAPQTPAGTPTCYRHPDRVTYVSCARCQRPVCPECMRSAAVGHQCVDCVSAATRDVRPVRTAAGGIRRSQPLVTYTLIVINVVMLVLQMTSKDLERALVLWAPGVAGGEYYRLITSAFMHYGVLHLLFNMWALYVIGPPLEAWLGRMRFGALYGLSALGGSVLVYLLAPFGTATAGASGAIFGLFGATLVLAKHLRLEMKWLIAIIVVNLILTFSVPTISWQGHIGGLVTGAGIAALFLYTPRERHRNLVQGGVCAAVLVVFGALIYWRTAELIAQYGALITG